A section of the Adhaeribacter arboris genome encodes:
- a CDS encoding alpha/beta fold hydrolase, whose translation MKVFGLFLVLVLITASSALAQHPLSVIEPCPCLMKVDSRLKTKCGYLVVPENRQKPRGNKVKIPFVFARQPQQDSTQNITLYTTGGPGYATIPVGDSLTYRSGWLDFGGILLFDQRGTKNAVPCLDCEGIDEAIKNAYLRHRSKDSLVALAVTKCRKKLIKQGIDLSAYNTVESAADIKDLKEALKIDSLTLLGISYSGGLMLTVARNHPNGIKSLLLNSPLPGYVNYEEHALFNHEEALNYLFDNLAADSVQNARFPNLKQRYREYFTQISGKKFQIVFQETANQPKHTLLYSKNELLDAIFDRLTTSEYQKVPEVIADLVSGQHEKYVQQVLRGKFSGNKSLSYGMRLSVYCSEQIAFSNPEKIKEQDKILPWLAGYPFNNVNHPICACWQVQPAPRYVKTPVYSSIPALISAGALDPWTRPFYNRLIKRTMPQAQLLLIKDKAHGAGFGNELINRFIANPHKNLISTSANVVVE comes from the coding sequence ATGAAGGTTTTCGGCTTATTCCTGGTACTGGTTTTAATTACTGCAAGTTCTGCTCTTGCCCAACATCCTCTTTCCGTCATTGAACCTTGTCCTTGTTTAATGAAGGTAGACAGTCGTTTGAAAACCAAATGCGGCTATTTAGTCGTGCCCGAGAACCGCCAGAAACCCCGCGGCAATAAAGTAAAAATCCCGTTCGTTTTTGCGCGGCAACCCCAGCAAGATTCTACCCAAAACATAACGCTTTATACCACCGGTGGCCCCGGGTACGCCACCATACCAGTCGGAGACAGTCTTACTTACCGTTCCGGTTGGTTAGATTTTGGCGGCATTCTGCTCTTTGATCAACGCGGCACCAAAAACGCTGTTCCCTGTCTCGATTGTGAAGGGATCGATGAAGCCATTAAGAACGCTTACCTGCGCCATCGATCCAAAGATAGCCTGGTGGCCCTAGCCGTAACCAAGTGTAGAAAGAAATTGATCAAACAAGGAATTGACTTATCGGCCTACAATACCGTGGAATCCGCGGCCGATATTAAGGACTTAAAGGAAGCCTTGAAAATAGATTCGCTGACTTTACTGGGTATTTCTTATAGTGGAGGTTTGATGCTGACGGTAGCCCGCAATCATCCCAATGGGATAAAATCTTTGTTGTTGAACTCCCCTTTGCCCGGATATGTAAATTATGAAGAACACGCTTTATTTAATCATGAGGAAGCGCTTAACTACCTATTCGATAACTTGGCCGCTGATTCGGTGCAAAACGCGCGTTTTCCCAATCTAAAGCAGCGTTACCGGGAATACTTCACGCAAATCTCCGGCAAGAAATTCCAGATTGTTTTTCAGGAAACAGCAAACCAGCCCAAGCACACCCTTCTGTATTCAAAGAATGAGTTGCTAGACGCTATCTTTGATCGCCTGACTACTTCTGAGTATCAAAAGGTACCAGAAGTAATCGCGGATCTGGTGAGTGGTCAACACGAAAAATATGTGCAGCAGGTATTAAGGGGTAAATTCTCCGGCAACAAAAGTCTGTCCTACGGCATGCGGCTCTCGGTTTATTGTTCGGAACAAATAGCTTTTTCTAATCCAGAGAAGATTAAGGAACAAGATAAGATCCTGCCGTGGTTGGCAGGTTACCCCTTCAATAATGTCAATCACCCAATTTGCGCTTGTTGGCAGGTACAACCAGCACCGCGGTATGTTAAAACCCCGGTATATTCTAGCATTCCGGCGCTTATTTCCGCCGGAGCTTTGGATCCTTGGACCCGTCCGTTTTACAATCGGCTGATAAAACGAACCATGCCGCAGGCGCAATTACTGCTGATAAAAGATAAAGCGCATGGGGCGGGTTTTGGCAATGAATTAATCAACCGTTTTATCGCTAACCCGCATAAAAATCTAATTTCCACTTCGGCCAATGTAGTGGTGGAATAA
- a CDS encoding replication initiation protein, with the protein MEQLEIKETKIQVRHHNVITNARHELSAVQLDIYFMMLSRLKPGDSKDTKYIISVKEIEELTGRQWNYQQLREATAGLIGKVFEIEEEDGLLQVAMMSSAKYLKGQGRIQLSIAEDLKPYLVDLKNNFTSFQLFCVLSMTSKYAKWLYVQFSRWKDLGAMTFEVEQLRYRLNLKDPSGKAPEQYKQWGQFKDYVLEPAIRQINEVSDLRVAYAVTEKKGKSIHKLTFTIKMVSHVQTVIPFESEELDREAAQLKGRLRDIGILDTNLINKILNSTELRKKANKCLYDISLRRKDIINPGGYFRTTLGI; encoded by the coding sequence ATGGAACAGCTGGAAATTAAAGAAACCAAAATCCAGGTACGACATCATAATGTAATAACTAATGCCAGGCACGAACTCTCAGCGGTTCAACTGGACATATACTTTATGATGCTCTCTCGGTTAAAGCCTGGTGATAGCAAGGACACCAAGTATATTATCAGTGTTAAAGAAATCGAGGAGTTAACCGGCCGACAATGGAATTACCAGCAGCTGCGGGAAGCTACTGCTGGCCTGATAGGCAAGGTGTTCGAAATCGAAGAAGAGGATGGACTACTCCAGGTGGCCATGATGAGTAGCGCCAAATACTTAAAAGGACAAGGCCGCATTCAACTTTCTATAGCTGAAGATTTAAAGCCATACTTGGTAGACCTGAAAAATAATTTTACCAGTTTCCAGCTATTCTGTGTACTTTCCATGACTTCCAAATACGCTAAATGGCTTTATGTGCAGTTTTCCAGGTGGAAAGATTTAGGTGCTATGACTTTCGAAGTGGAGCAGTTACGATATCGGTTAAACTTGAAAGACCCATCCGGTAAAGCTCCAGAACAATATAAGCAATGGGGTCAATTTAAGGATTATGTGTTAGAACCAGCTATTCGGCAAATTAATGAAGTATCAGATCTACGAGTGGCCTATGCTGTAACAGAAAAGAAAGGTAAATCCATTCACAAACTTACCTTTACCATTAAGATGGTTTCCCACGTACAAACGGTTATTCCTTTCGAGTCTGAAGAATTAGATCGGGAAGCAGCCCAGCTGAAAGGACGTCTAAGAGACATTGGAATACTGGACACTAACCTTATCAACAAAATTCTTAATAGCACAGAGCTCCGAAAAAAAGCCAATAAATGCCTCTACGATATCTCACTTCGCCGGAAAGATATAATAAATCCAGGTGGTTACTTCCGGACAACATTGGGAATATAA
- a CDS encoding tail fiber domain-containing protein: MKTIILTALGFLIFVNSTVQAQWKLGGNNLTSAEKIGSNTGYSVIFETNNLERGRITGAGLWGLGVKAPNAKLHVNSSGTQIPFRVQVNGVTKLLAHNVGGVSIGANVVPPSNGLYVFGPVGIGTNLPAAKLHVEGGGISIYGNSSTGTGVQGQGTTYGVSGSSENTDGAGVFGTGKRGVYGTGTTYGVNGYSSTSTGVYGNGNVGVYGRGTDTGIYGVGSSYGVYGFTSGGVGVYGSSNNNIAVWGSSFRNYGGNFYSSSNHGLWAETGSTATGIYAGAFKGNVFTYGFYLPSDKEIKKNIQDFGNALDIINKLNPKYYQYREDGKYASLQLPKGNHYGLLAQDLEQVLPNLVNEMPFVLNAGTHNNNTPQEMRPSANEGLANPGEDPQQVTRDILNTKAINYTELIPIMIKAMQEQQQTITTLSKKIAALEAAGKMSGGNNTDHLGLLGVSLEQNTPNPVNSTTTFRYTVPANTTAQILVYHSATGKLVKTLQAPASGQVQMDGVGLEAGTYIYTLVVNGKKVAVKQLILSK, encoded by the coding sequence ATGAAAACAATTATACTTACTGCCTTAGGTTTCCTAATTTTTGTCAATTCTACGGTCCAAGCTCAATGGAAGCTCGGTGGAAACAATCTTACTTCCGCGGAAAAGATAGGTTCTAACACGGGCTATTCGGTTATATTTGAAACAAATAACTTGGAGAGGGGCAGAATTACTGGGGCGGGTTTATGGGGACTGGGCGTTAAAGCGCCTAATGCGAAGCTACATGTGAATAGTTCTGGTACTCAAATTCCTTTTCGGGTTCAGGTAAATGGAGTAACCAAGCTTCTAGCTCATAATGTTGGTGGTGTTTCCATCGGCGCCAATGTAGTTCCTCCTAGTAATGGCTTGTACGTGTTCGGTCCAGTAGGTATCGGCACGAATTTACCCGCGGCTAAACTGCACGTAGAAGGCGGCGGAATATCCATATATGGCAACAGTAGTACCGGAACCGGGGTTCAGGGACAGGGAACCACCTATGGGGTTTCTGGTTCTAGTGAAAATACCGACGGTGCGGGGGTATTTGGCACGGGTAAAAGAGGAGTGTATGGCACGGGTACTACTTATGGGGTGAATGGCTACAGTAGCACTAGTACCGGGGTGTATGGTAATGGCAATGTTGGGGTATACGGGAGAGGTACGGATACGGGCATTTATGGCGTGGGTAGTAGTTATGGGGTTTATGGGTTTACCAGTGGGGGTGTTGGAGTTTATGGGTCCAGCAACAACAATATTGCGGTTTGGGGCTCTAGTTTCAGAAATTACGGGGGGAACTTTTACTCTAGTTCCAACCATGGTTTATGGGCCGAAACTGGATCAACGGCAACTGGTATTTATGCCGGGGCCTTTAAAGGCAATGTTTTTACGTATGGCTTCTATCTGCCTAGTGATAAAGAAATAAAGAAAAATATACAGGATTTTGGCAATGCCCTGGATATAATAAACAAGCTGAACCCTAAATACTATCAGTACCGGGAAGATGGAAAATATGCTTCTCTTCAGTTGCCCAAAGGAAATCACTATGGCTTACTGGCGCAGGATTTAGAACAAGTTTTACCTAATCTGGTAAACGAGATGCCTTTTGTATTGAATGCGGGTACTCACAATAATAATACACCACAAGAAATGAGACCCTCTGCAAACGAGGGGCTTGCTAATCCAGGGGAAGATCCCCAACAAGTTACAAGAGACATTCTGAATACGAAAGCCATAAATTACACAGAACTAATTCCTATCATGATTAAGGCCATGCAGGAACAGCAACAAACAATTACTACTTTAAGTAAAAAGATAGCGGCGTTAGAAGCAGCCGGCAAGATGAGTGGCGGTAACAATACCGATCATCTAGGTTTATTGGGTGTTTCACTTGAACAAAACACTCCTAATCCTGTTAACTCCACTACTACATTCCGCTACACTGTTCCTGCTAATACAACTGCTCAAATTCTTGTTTATCATTCTGCTACGGGAAAACTGGTAAAAACCTTACAGGCTCCTGCTAGTGGTCAGGTGCAAATGGATGGGGTAGGCTTAGAGGCAGGTACCTATATTTATACCTTAGTGGTGAATGGCAAAAAGGTAGCTGTCAAACAGCTAATCTTATCGAAATAA
- a CDS encoding DUF3800 domain-containing protein, translating into MQHLHIFADEFGNTSLNLEKTDTFSHFVLTAVLIEEAQIEKARKLRAAISRRYFQGHPIKSSRIANDENGFQKRLDILKELRQLDFLVLSLVINKSKIIGEGLDQNTIFYKYFNRIFLQQFPKNFTSFSIHADQLGWPEFRRSLQHYINTKVIQRDLFTPDRTYQLVEDRLEEPLVQLADFISGCLGKIYCTSHSHEKATFLFDLLHDRTFVDFFPFEKTDFSVFISEQDHEKNQLISRIAAESVQEALANRHKFSEEAQSVLQYLYLMFRTAPDRLVEKYEVIDKVKRMYPNFTEQQLRVCIQHLRDYGVLIASIQGKSGYKIPDRVEDIVGFYNRYLNSIVPMINRINICNRKLLVNSLQEVNILQANLNYSLLHELIKTIDKSKQPHPTLNLL; encoded by the coding sequence ATGCAGCACCTTCACATCTTTGCCGACGAATTTGGTAATACTAGCCTGAACCTGGAGAAAACTGACACTTTCTCTCATTTTGTTTTAACAGCAGTACTTATTGAAGAAGCGCAAATAGAGAAAGCCCGGAAGCTGCGAGCAGCTATTAGCCGGCGCTATTTCCAAGGACATCCCATTAAGTCTAGCCGTATTGCCAACGATGAGAATGGTTTTCAGAAACGACTTGATATTTTAAAAGAATTGCGGCAATTGGATTTCCTGGTTCTTAGCTTAGTGATTAATAAAAGTAAGATAATAGGGGAGGGGCTTGACCAAAATACTATATTTTACAAATACTTCAACCGCATCTTCTTACAGCAATTCCCTAAAAACTTTACATCCTTCTCCATTCATGCCGACCAGTTGGGTTGGCCGGAGTTCCGGCGGAGCCTACAGCACTATATAAATACCAAGGTCATTCAACGAGATTTATTTACTCCTGATCGAACCTACCAGTTGGTAGAGGATAGGTTGGAAGAACCATTGGTACAGCTAGCTGATTTTATTTCCGGTTGTTTAGGTAAAATTTATTGTACCAGCCATAGTCACGAAAAGGCCACTTTTTTATTTGATTTGTTGCACGACCGTACTTTTGTAGATTTCTTTCCCTTCGAGAAAACCGACTTTTCAGTTTTTATCTCAGAACAGGATCATGAAAAGAATCAGTTGATCTCCCGAATAGCGGCGGAGTCTGTCCAGGAAGCTTTAGCCAATCGCCATAAATTTTCGGAAGAAGCACAATCTGTTTTGCAATACTTGTACCTCATGTTCCGGACTGCTCCAGACCGACTCGTGGAGAAATATGAAGTTATTGATAAAGTTAAAAGAATGTACCCCAACTTTACGGAGCAGCAACTACGGGTATGTATTCAGCACTTGCGAGATTACGGAGTTCTGATTGCCAGTATTCAGGGCAAGTCCGGATATAAAATTCCAGATAGAGTGGAAGATATTGTCGGCTTCTATAACCGCTACTTGAACAGCATCGTTCCTATGATAAACCGCATCAATATTTGTAACCGTAAATTATTGGTTAATAGCCTTCAGGAAGTAAATATACTACAAGCCAACTTGAATTATTCCTTACTCCATGAACTTATCAAAACCATAGATAAAAGTAAACAACCTCATCCTACTTTGAACCTGCTTTAA
- a CDS encoding recombinase family protein, translating into MQETKYVTYIRVSTKKQGESGLGLQSQQTYLDHFYTGKNVIAEFTENVSGKDISNRPKLQQALALCKKEKAVLVVAKIDRLSRNTEQALWIYSELDGRLESCDIPNLDKFTLTLFMAIADRERELISLRTANALAEKTKRLGEWRKASTPFINKTANSLAVAVNKKKARANENNKRAAALIQLHRQQNKSWKDIALELNNAGFRASRGGAFQAVQVQRIYNRLINA; encoded by the coding sequence ATGCAGGAAACTAAGTACGTTACTTATATTAGAGTATCCACCAAAAAACAAGGCGAATCCGGATTGGGGTTGCAATCTCAACAAACTTACCTCGACCATTTTTACACCGGCAAGAATGTAATTGCCGAGTTTACTGAAAATGTCAGTGGCAAGGATATTAGCAACCGACCGAAGTTACAGCAGGCGTTGGCTTTATGCAAAAAAGAAAAAGCAGTGCTAGTAGTGGCCAAGATTGACCGGTTAAGCCGTAACACCGAACAAGCGCTTTGGATTTATTCTGAACTAGACGGTAGGTTAGAGAGTTGTGATATTCCGAACTTGGATAAATTTACGCTTACTTTGTTTATGGCTATCGCTGACCGGGAGCGGGAGTTGATCAGCCTGAGAACCGCCAATGCTTTAGCTGAAAAAACCAAACGGCTGGGCGAGTGGCGGAAAGCAAGTACTCCCTTTATAAATAAGACTGCTAATAGTTTAGCAGTAGCAGTAAATAAAAAAAAGGCTAGAGCAAATGAAAACAATAAACGGGCGGCAGCGCTTATCCAGCTACACCGCCAGCAAAATAAGTCCTGGAAAGATATTGCATTGGAACTAAACAATGCCGGATTTAGAGCTAGTAGGGGAGGGGCATTCCAGGCTGTTCAAGTGCAAAGAATCTACAATCGCTTGATTAATGCTTAA
- a CDS encoding helix-turn-helix domain-containing protein: protein MTEIFDDIRKLYLFRTPCPELMDYIEFFSETSLEATHHYIQEERFSVKLFPSFTPTIWLNLGAPYQLLNDSSLVKVDQAADILVLRSTTLERKNFPTDNIFTIKFLPMGFEAIFGYSQATIGTSVINAHDLLGSDVIQKVKGLPTLNDKALFLEDLFLAKLQKNFPNQFYVATIQKAIALFSQSSMEAKLQELAGQLHVSEKTFYRYFQKAIGTNPKDFFLVTRCREALSVYKKNKHSFSPYDFGYYDFAHFSKEVKRFTGAHLTTQTLPD, encoded by the coding sequence TTGAATTTTTCTCCGAAACTTCCTTAGAAGCCACTCATCACTACATTCAGGAAGAGCGGTTTAGTGTCAAACTGTTCCCTAGCTTCACCCCTACCATCTGGCTGAACCTGGGAGCTCCTTATCAATTGCTCAATGATAGTAGCTTAGTAAAAGTGGATCAGGCCGCTGACATCTTAGTACTACGCAGTACCACTTTGGAACGCAAGAATTTTCCCACTGATAATATTTTCACCATTAAATTTCTACCCATGGGTTTTGAAGCTATCTTTGGTTATAGCCAAGCTACCATTGGCACTAGTGTGATTAATGCCCATGATCTCTTGGGCTCAGATGTTATCCAGAAGGTGAAAGGATTACCCACGTTAAATGACAAAGCCCTTTTCTTAGAAGACCTTTTCCTCGCCAAACTGCAGAAGAATTTTCCAAATCAATTTTACGTGGCTACCATCCAAAAGGCTATTGCCTTGTTTTCCCAATCCAGCATGGAAGCGAAGTTGCAGGAGCTGGCTGGTCAGCTGCACGTGTCCGAAAAAACCTTTTACCGATACTTCCAAAAAGCCATTGGCACCAATCCCAAAGATTTCTTTTTAGTCACCCGTTGTCGGGAGGCACTCTCCGTTTATAAAAAAAATAAACACTCTTTCTCTCCCTATGATTTCGGGTATTATGATTTTGCGCATTTCTCCAAGGAAGTTAAACGTTTTACCGGCGCTCATCTAACTACCCAAACGCTTCCGGATTGA
- a CDS encoding choice-of-anchor tandem repeat GloVer-containing protein, giving the protein MPLKLLFSVRPFSFSIPLPLQKLLVPSAIPFPRHVVRVFTILVILIAAATTHAQEVLVGLTSAGGKHQGGTAFSMKSDGTGFTLHREFARSGSKPRGNLIKAADGNFYGMTSSGGFGYGTVFKMTAAGNLTVLHSFNGTSEGSTPYGSLLQAPDKNFYGMTHEGGTLGWGTIFKITPSGTYTVLHHLDYKADGAYPFGSLIMGEDNNFYGLASEGGTKGGGTIFRITPTGTYSVLRHLYYDTDGAVPYGSLVLADDGNFYGMTFKGGAFYYGTIFRISPTGTFAVRRHLNFNTDGGYPAQNNLTIGTDGNFYGMTRQGGTSVYGTIFKMTPGGTFTVLKNFDNGKDGGSPRGSLTQHLDGNFYGITSFGGNSSYGTIFRMTPDGTFTVLKNLDVNTGGDSGSSLVFNRPDGNFYGTTLEGGAGGLGTIFKITPAGTFSLLVQFPESGQGIQPFGSVIQAQDGNFYGMTRQGGVKDYGTVFKFCTNTLTTIQSFDAATTGSNPQGNLVQGPDGNFYGTTNNGGTYGFGTIFKISPSGTLTVLWNLDETNDGAHPNGSLVWGADGNLYGTALFGGTNGYGTIFKITPSGKIFTVLRHLDYVTTGGSAFGSLVRGKDNNFYGMTYQGGSQKYGTIFKMTPTGTLTVLKNLDKTNGAYPYKNSLIQGRDGNFYGMTQEGGASGYGVIFKIAPSGNPYVVLHDFDNATDGSYPSGDLVQGSNGTLYGITNRGGNNRGGTIFKISTEGAFTVLRHLNLTTDGSESLGSLVIQKANPVANAQRVATAINTPKAITLTATGGGTPLDFKIAGQPQHGTVTGSNAKRVYTPNPGFTGTDSFNFRVIWGCQSSTTKTITITVGQASTVRINTGGSAVATSLGSFSADTYFSGETSISTTASAIANTSNDALYQDNRRATNNGGSFQYSIPVKNGAYTVKLHFAEIFHTAGGKRKFNVTAEGASWLSNYDIFALAGGARKALVATKTVSVSDGILNVSFVSIVDKACVAALEVIPVAGAERQEMEGELAKAGELVTRLYPNPVKTTLTVLLIAPTDKLQTAVVDATGRKVLWNAQEQIDKDKLQINVASLSAGLYWLQLETDQGRQTFKFIKQ; this is encoded by the coding sequence ATGCCTTTAAAATTACTTTTTTCGGTTCGCCCATTTTCTTTTTCGATTCCTCTCCCACTACAAAAACTCCTGGTTCCGTCTGCCATACCCTTCCCCCGGCATGTAGTAAGGGTATTTACGATCCTGGTTATTTTAATAGCCGCCGCTACCACCCATGCGCAGGAGGTACTGGTGGGCTTAACCTCTGCGGGCGGTAAGCATCAGGGCGGGACTGCTTTTTCCATGAAAAGCGATGGGACCGGTTTTACCCTGCACCGGGAGTTTGCTCGTTCGGGTAGTAAGCCACGTGGAAATTTGATTAAAGCGGCGGACGGTAATTTCTACGGCATGACTTCCAGTGGGGGCTTTGGTTACGGAACGGTGTTTAAAATGACGGCGGCCGGTAACCTTACCGTACTGCATTCTTTTAACGGTACTAGTGAGGGCAGTACACCTTATGGGAGTTTACTCCAGGCACCCGACAAAAATTTTTATGGGATGACCCATGAAGGTGGTACTCTTGGGTGGGGTACGATTTTTAAAATAACTCCTTCCGGCACTTATACTGTTCTGCACCATTTAGATTATAAAGCCGACGGAGCTTATCCATTCGGCAGCTTAATTATGGGGGAGGATAACAACTTTTATGGTCTGGCCAGTGAAGGCGGCACGAAGGGAGGTGGAACCATTTTTCGTATTACGCCTACGGGCACCTACTCGGTGTTGCGGCACTTATATTATGATACGGATGGGGCAGTGCCATACGGTAGTTTGGTGTTAGCGGACGATGGTAATTTTTACGGAATGACTTTTAAGGGGGGAGCATTTTATTATGGCACTATCTTCCGAATTAGCCCAACCGGTACTTTTGCGGTTCGTCGGCATTTAAATTTTAATACCGATGGGGGCTATCCCGCACAAAATAATTTAACTATAGGAACTGACGGTAACTTTTATGGGATGACTCGGCAGGGAGGAACTTCGGTATACGGTACGATCTTTAAAATGACTCCGGGTGGTACCTTTACCGTCCTCAAAAATTTCGATAATGGGAAAGATGGGGGTTCACCTAGAGGTAGTTTGACGCAACATCTGGACGGGAATTTTTACGGTATAACATCATTTGGCGGTAATTCGAGCTATGGCACTATCTTTCGGATGACGCCTGATGGCACTTTCACCGTGCTCAAAAATTTAGATGTCAATACCGGTGGCGATTCAGGAAGTAGTTTAGTGTTTAATCGGCCGGATGGTAACTTTTACGGGACCACGCTGGAAGGCGGAGCGGGTGGATTGGGTACGATTTTCAAGATTACGCCCGCTGGTACCTTTTCTTTACTCGTACAATTTCCCGAAAGCGGACAAGGCATTCAACCGTTCGGTAGCGTTATTCAGGCTCAGGATGGTAACTTCTACGGAATGACCCGCCAGGGAGGGGTGAAGGATTACGGCACCGTATTCAAGTTTTGCACGAATACTTTAACTACTATCCAATCTTTTGATGCGGCTACTACGGGCAGTAATCCCCAGGGTAATTTAGTGCAAGGTCCGGATGGCAATTTTTACGGCACCACTAATAATGGTGGAACGTACGGCTTTGGTACCATTTTTAAAATTTCTCCCAGTGGTACCCTAACGGTGCTCTGGAACCTGGATGAAACCAACGATGGCGCCCATCCTAACGGAAGCTTGGTGTGGGGTGCGGATGGTAATTTATACGGGACAGCTTTATTTGGCGGTACAAATGGCTACGGTACAATATTTAAGATCACCCCTTCGGGCAAGATTTTTACGGTGCTGCGACACCTGGATTACGTCACTACGGGTGGCTCTGCGTTTGGCAGCCTGGTACGGGGAAAAGATAATAACTTTTACGGCATGACTTACCAGGGTGGTAGCCAAAAGTACGGTACTATTTTTAAAATGACGCCCACCGGTACGCTTACCGTCCTCAAAAACTTAGATAAAACAAATGGCGCTTATCCTTATAAGAATAGTTTAATCCAAGGCCGGGATGGCAACTTTTATGGCATGACCCAAGAAGGCGGGGCTAGCGGATACGGTGTCATCTTTAAAATAGCACCGAGTGGCAATCCGTATGTAGTGCTGCATGATTTTGATAATGCCACTGATGGCAGTTACCCCAGTGGAGATTTAGTACAGGGCAGCAATGGCACCTTATATGGCATAACTAACCGAGGCGGGAACAACAGGGGAGGAACTATATTTAAAATTAGTACTGAGGGAGCTTTTACCGTGTTGCGTCATTTAAATCTGACCACGGATGGTAGTGAGTCCTTAGGTAGTTTAGTTATTCAAAAAGCCAATCCGGTGGCGAATGCCCAGCGTGTTGCTACAGCTATAAACACGCCGAAAGCCATTACCCTGACGGCCACGGGTGGCGGCACGCCGTTAGACTTTAAGATAGCTGGTCAACCCCAACACGGCACGGTAACTGGTTCCAATGCTAAACGCGTCTACACGCCTAACCCGGGCTTTACCGGCACCGATTCGTTTAATTTTCGGGTAATTTGGGGCTGCCAGAGTTCTACTACTAAAACTATCACCATTACCGTGGGGCAAGCTAGTACCGTAAGAATTAATACGGGTGGCAGTGCGGTGGCTACTTCCCTGGGCAGTTTTAGCGCCGATACTTACTTTAGCGGAGAAACCAGCATTTCCACTACCGCTTCGGCTATTGCCAATACGAGTAACGATGCGCTTTATCAGGATAACCGGCGGGCTACTAACAACGGCGGCAGCTTCCAGTACAGCATTCCGGTTAAGAATGGCGCCTATACGGTGAAGCTGCATTTTGCCGAAATCTTCCATACCGCTGGCGGGAAGCGGAAGTTTAACGTGACCGCCGAAGGAGCCAGTTGGTTAAGCAATTACGATATTTTTGCCTTAGCGGGAGGAGCGAGAAAGGCCCTGGTTGCTACCAAAACCGTTTCCGTTTCCGACGGGATCTTAAATGTAAGCTTTGTCTCGATTGTAGATAAAGCGTGTGTGGCCGCCCTAGAAGTAATACCTGTCGCGGGAGCCGAACGTCAGGAAATGGAAGGAGAGCTGGCAAAGGCAGGAGAACTAGTAACTCGTCTGTACCCTAATCCGGTTAAAACTACTTTAACGGTGCTACTTATTGCTCCCACAGACAAGCTGCAAACCGCAGTGGTGGATGCTACAGGTAGGAAAGTACTATGGAACGCGCAGGAGCAAATAGACAAAGATAAGCTGCAAATAAATGTGGCATCCCTTTCTGCCGGATTATATTGGCTGCAATTAGAAACCGATCAGGGACGCCAAACTTTCAAGTTTATCAAACAGTGA